The Pseudarthrobacter sulfonivorans genome includes a window with the following:
- a CDS encoding NF038396 family protein translates to MLKKPETLFVLGYMLLPLLALLSAIVGLTMILGGNKIAGAIVLVVVTQVFAFGAFYALRLRKAAVLEETNRS, encoded by the coding sequence ATGTTGAAAAAACCGGAAACACTGTTTGTGCTGGGCTACATGCTGCTGCCGCTGCTCGCGCTGCTCTCTGCGATCGTGGGCCTGACCATGATCCTGGGCGGCAACAAGATCGCCGGCGCCATCGTGCTGGTGGTGGTGACGCAGGTGTTTGCCTTCGGCGCCTTCTACGCGTTGCGCCTCCGCAAAGCCGCGGTGCTGGAGGAAACCAACCGCAGCTGA
- a CDS encoding RNA degradosome polyphosphate kinase, with translation MKPEPAGTVTSEGASVPVRARFGSSEVPASRATQDRIDIPEFAPNLVPEGDIRPDRFLDRELSWLAFNSRVLELAEDPSLHLLERVAFLSIFASNLDEFFMVRVAGLKRRIATNLAVPSPAGLSPVEVLEKIGDEAHRLQQRHAQVYAEQIRPALAYEHIHLMHWEELDDAAKQQLSAMFAEKVFPILTPLAVDPAHPFPYISGLSLNLAVVVRNPVSDKELFARLKVPDQLPRLISIDGPRAGAVAGRVARFIALEEVIAVHLDKLFAGMEVLEHHIFRVTRNEDLEVEEDDAENLLQALEKELLRRRFGPPVRLEVTHDINPNIRALLIRELGVDESEVYSLPAPLDLRGLSVIAGIDRADLHYPKHMPHTSRFLNESETSKAANVFSAMRRRDILLHHPYDSFSTSVQAFLEQAAADPKVQAIKQTLYRTSGDSPIVDALIDAAEAGKQVLALVEIKARFDEQANISWARKLEQAGVHVVYGIVGLKTHCKLSLVVRQEVDGLRRYCHIGTGNYHPRTARYYEDLGLLTANDQVGEDLSKLFNQLSGYAPKSTFKRLLVAPRSVRSGLIDRIETEIRNARAGLAARVQIKVNSMVDEAIIDSLYRASQAGVMVDVIVRGICSLRPGVPGLSDNITVRSVLGRFLEHSRVFAFANGGDPVVYIGSADMMHRNLDRRVEALVQLSNPDDISYVLNLLRRYMDPETASWHLDNQGLWNRHHIADDGSHLDDIQSWLLASRTRQRSLSRR, from the coding sequence ATGAAACCGGAACCCGCCGGAACAGTCACGTCCGAGGGCGCTTCAGTGCCGGTGCGCGCGCGCTTCGGCTCATCCGAAGTCCCTGCCTCGCGTGCAACGCAGGACCGGATCGACATCCCCGAGTTTGCGCCCAACCTTGTGCCCGAAGGGGACATCCGGCCTGACCGTTTCCTGGACCGCGAACTCAGCTGGCTGGCTTTCAACTCCCGCGTCCTGGAACTCGCCGAAGACCCCTCGCTCCACCTCCTGGAACGCGTGGCTTTCCTGTCCATCTTCGCGTCCAACCTGGACGAGTTCTTTATGGTCCGGGTGGCAGGCCTGAAGCGGCGCATCGCCACCAACCTCGCCGTGCCCTCCCCTGCCGGCCTCAGCCCTGTGGAGGTGCTGGAGAAGATCGGCGACGAAGCCCACCGCCTCCAGCAGCGCCATGCCCAGGTCTACGCCGAACAGATCCGCCCCGCCCTGGCCTATGAGCACATCCACCTGATGCACTGGGAAGAACTGGATGACGCCGCCAAGCAGCAGCTCAGTGCCATGTTCGCCGAAAAGGTCTTCCCGATCCTGACGCCGCTGGCCGTGGACCCGGCACACCCGTTCCCCTACATTTCGGGGCTCTCCCTCAACCTGGCCGTCGTGGTCCGCAACCCCGTGAGCGACAAGGAACTTTTCGCCCGCCTCAAGGTTCCGGACCAGCTTCCCCGCCTGATCTCCATCGACGGTCCGCGGGCCGGGGCCGTGGCGGGACGCGTGGCGCGTTTCATCGCGCTTGAGGAAGTCATCGCCGTCCACCTGGACAAGCTCTTCGCCGGCATGGAAGTCCTGGAACACCACATCTTCCGCGTCACCCGCAACGAGGACCTCGAAGTGGAAGAGGACGACGCCGAGAACCTCCTGCAGGCGCTGGAGAAGGAACTGCTGCGCCGCCGGTTCGGCCCTCCCGTCCGCCTCGAAGTCACCCACGACATCAACCCGAACATCCGGGCCCTGCTCATCCGTGAGCTCGGAGTGGACGAGTCCGAGGTTTACTCGCTTCCGGCTCCGTTGGACCTCCGCGGCCTGTCCGTCATTGCCGGAATTGACCGTGCCGACCTTCATTACCCCAAGCACATGCCGCACACGTCCCGGTTCCTCAACGAGTCCGAGACGTCCAAGGCCGCCAACGTTTTCTCGGCCATGCGCCGCCGCGACATCCTGCTCCACCACCCGTACGACTCCTTCTCCACGTCGGTGCAGGCGTTCCTGGAACAGGCGGCCGCGGACCCCAAGGTCCAGGCCATCAAGCAGACCCTGTACCGGACCTCGGGCGACTCCCCCATCGTCGACGCCCTGATCGATGCCGCCGAGGCCGGCAAGCAGGTGCTGGCCCTCGTGGAGATCAAGGCCCGGTTCGACGAGCAGGCCAATATCTCCTGGGCCCGCAAGCTGGAACAGGCTGGCGTCCACGTGGTCTACGGCATCGTGGGCCTGAAAACCCACTGCAAGCTGTCGCTGGTGGTCCGCCAGGAAGTGGACGGGCTGCGCCGCTACTGCCACATCGGCACCGGCAACTACCACCCCCGCACGGCCCGCTACTACGAGGACCTTGGCCTGCTGACCGCCAACGACCAGGTGGGCGAGGACCTTTCCAAACTGTTCAACCAGCTCTCCGGCTATGCGCCGAAGTCCACGTTCAAACGGCTCCTGGTTGCTCCGCGCTCCGTCCGCTCCGGGCTGATCGACCGCATCGAGACCGAGATCCGCAACGCCCGGGCCGGGCTGGCCGCCAGGGTGCAGATCAAGGTCAACTCCATGGTGGATGAAGCCATCATCGACTCCCTCTACCGCGCGTCCCAGGCCGGCGTGATGGTGGACGTCATTGTGCGCGGCATCTGCTCGCTGCGTCCCGGCGTCCCGGGCCTCAGCGACAACATCACCGTGCGCTCCGTGCTGGGCCGCTTCCTGGAACACTCCCGCGTGTTCGCCTTTGCCAACGGCGGCGATCCTGTGGTTTACATCGGCTCGGCGGACATGATGCACCGGAACCTGGACCGCAGGGTCGAGGCCCTGGTCCAGCTGTCCAATCCCGACGACATCAGCTACGTCCTTAACCTGCTGCGCCGCTACATGGATCCTGAGACAGCCAGCTGGCATCTGGATAACCAGGGCCTGTGGAACCGGCACCACATTGCCGACGACGGCAGCCACCTCGACGACATCCAGTCCTGGCTGCTGGCGTCGCGCACCCGCCAGCGCAGCCTGAGCCGGCGGTAG
- a CDS encoding FABP family protein, protein MPIEIPTDLTPELVPLSWLIGEWEGSGRLGSGDEDSEHFLQHVSFTHNGLPYLQYRAESWLTDDDGTRLRPLTVETGFWALERKQLDADGGPGLIPADIVPALKSADEVEALRNKDGGFDISVSISHPGGISELYYGQIKGPQIQLTTDMVMRGSHSKDYSAATRIFGLVDGNLLWRWDVATGGTSQPGKGLEAHASAFLKKVS, encoded by the coding sequence GTGCCGATAGAAATTCCTACAGACCTGACACCGGAACTTGTTCCGCTTTCCTGGCTCATTGGTGAGTGGGAAGGCAGCGGCCGGCTCGGCAGCGGGGACGAGGACTCGGAGCACTTCCTCCAGCACGTGTCCTTCACGCACAACGGGCTGCCGTACCTTCAGTACCGTGCGGAGAGCTGGTTAACTGACGACGACGGCACGCGCCTGCGGCCGCTGACAGTTGAGACCGGTTTTTGGGCGCTGGAGCGCAAACAGCTTGATGCCGACGGCGGACCGGGCCTGATTCCGGCCGATATTGTTCCCGCACTCAAGAGCGCCGATGAAGTCGAAGCGCTGCGCAATAAAGACGGCGGCTTCGATATCTCGGTGTCCATCTCACATCCCGGCGGGATCTCCGAGCTCTACTACGGGCAGATCAAGGGCCCGCAGATCCAGCTCACCACCGACATGGTGATGCGCGGCAGCCATTCCAAGGACTACAGCGCGGCCACCCGGATCTTCGGCCTGGTGGACGGCAACCTGCTCTGGCGCTGGGACGTGGCCACCGGCGGAACATCGCAGCCCGGCAAGGGTCTCGAAGCGCACGCCTCTGCTTTCCTGAAAAAGGTTTCCTGA
- the mshD gene encoding mycothiol synthase has protein sequence MSPAHPEKWPVLIVHGGVEQQLLKDCVALLAAAEESDGNPSLSEQTVVTLRAGDSAEHSLLTLALYAPDEDSDPSSGQDLAGFAVVVEEPDGSGVLEIAVHPSYRNQGVADRLVGALQSGRGLDGLKAWSHGNHEAAADLAARYGYGPVRELWKMRLTTATAELPDVGLPDGVTLRPFVPGKDEDRWLATNRAAFAHHPEQGSMSRADLDARMAEDWFDPAGFLLAVDAEDRLLGFHWTKVHPRHGAHPAIGEVYAVGVTPAAQGMGLGKALTVAGIRHLQGLGLHAVMLYTDADNTAAVSLYRGLGFTRWDMDVMYGPLASV, from the coding sequence ATGAGTCCTGCGCACCCGGAAAAATGGCCCGTCCTGATTGTCCACGGCGGCGTGGAACAACAGCTGCTGAAGGACTGCGTGGCGCTCCTGGCAGCTGCCGAGGAGTCTGACGGCAACCCCTCGCTTTCCGAGCAAACAGTGGTGACACTCCGCGCCGGGGACTCTGCAGAGCATTCCCTCCTGACCCTGGCGCTCTACGCGCCGGACGAGGATTCCGATCCCTCCTCCGGCCAGGACCTGGCCGGGTTTGCCGTTGTTGTGGAGGAGCCGGACGGCAGTGGAGTGCTGGAAATTGCCGTCCACCCCAGCTACCGCAACCAGGGCGTGGCGGACCGGCTTGTCGGCGCACTTCAGTCCGGGCGAGGCCTGGATGGGCTGAAGGCCTGGTCCCACGGCAACCACGAGGCAGCCGCGGACCTCGCCGCCCGCTACGGCTACGGTCCGGTGCGCGAACTCTGGAAGATGAGGCTGACCACCGCCACGGCAGAACTGCCCGACGTCGGCCTGCCGGATGGCGTCACGCTCCGCCCCTTTGTGCCGGGCAAGGACGAGGACCGCTGGCTGGCTACGAACCGCGCCGCATTTGCCCACCACCCCGAGCAGGGCTCGATGTCCCGCGCGGACCTGGATGCCCGCATGGCCGAGGACTGGTTTGATCCCGCCGGCTTCCTGTTGGCCGTGGACGCCGAGGACCGGTTGCTGGGATTCCACTGGACCAAGGTGCATCCGCGCCACGGCGCCCACCCTGCGATCGGCGAGGTCTACGCTGTGGGCGTCACACCGGCCGCGCAGGGTATGGGCCTGGGAAAAGCACTCACTGTGGCTGGCATCAGGCATCTGCAGGGCCTGGGGCTTCACGCCGTCATGCTCTACACGGATGCCGACAACACCGCTGCCGTTTCCCTCTACCGGGGCCTGGGCTTCACACGCTGGGATATGGACGTAATGTACGGACCGCTGGCCTCCGTTTAG
- a CDS encoding NUDIX hydrolase, translating into MASDILVADQTDHPREAVAVVAAGALPWRINSEGLEVLLIHRPRYDDWSWPKGKIDAGETLPECAAREVQEEIGLDAPLGIPLPPIHYRVATGLKVVHYWAVHVNGARLVPDGKEVDRVVWCAPETAAGLLSNPTDVVPLEYLRAAHGRGDLNTWPLIVVRHAKAKPRSSWSKAEGERPLAATGIRQAQAVSRLLQVWKPPRVVTSPWQRCVSTVAPYLRATGAKVKLVEALTEHRHARTPKKTAAAIESLLEKARPVAVCTHRPALPTILGQLGKHMPGRVRALLPDADPYLSPGELVVCHVAIDNRRRIVAVEQFKPFDD; encoded by the coding sequence TTGGCGAGCGACATCCTCGTAGCAGACCAAACAGACCATCCCCGCGAGGCAGTCGCCGTCGTCGCGGCCGGGGCGCTGCCCTGGCGTATCAACTCCGAAGGTCTCGAAGTCCTGCTGATCCATCGTCCGCGATATGACGACTGGTCCTGGCCCAAGGGCAAGATCGACGCCGGCGAGACCCTTCCCGAATGCGCGGCCCGTGAGGTGCAGGAGGAGATCGGACTTGATGCACCCCTGGGCATTCCGCTGCCGCCGATCCACTACCGGGTGGCGACTGGACTGAAGGTGGTCCACTATTGGGCGGTCCACGTCAACGGAGCCCGCCTCGTTCCCGACGGCAAGGAGGTGGACCGCGTGGTGTGGTGCGCCCCTGAAACGGCCGCAGGACTGCTGTCCAATCCGACCGACGTCGTTCCCTTGGAGTACCTGCGGGCAGCCCATGGCCGGGGTGACCTCAACACGTGGCCGCTGATTGTGGTGCGGCATGCAAAGGCCAAGCCCCGCTCGTCCTGGTCCAAAGCCGAGGGTGAACGGCCTCTGGCCGCGACGGGAATCAGGCAGGCGCAGGCCGTCAGTCGGCTGCTGCAGGTCTGGAAGCCGCCGCGCGTGGTGACGAGTCCCTGGCAGCGCTGCGTTTCAACGGTGGCGCCATACCTGAGGGCAACAGGGGCCAAGGTCAAACTGGTGGAAGCGCTGACGGAACACCGGCACGCCAGGACCCCCAAGAAAACCGCTGCCGCCATTGAGTCGCTCCTGGAGAAGGCACGGCCCGTCGCCGTCTGCACGCACCGTCCCGCACTGCCCACTATCCTGGGCCAGCTGGGCAAGCACATGCCGGGCCGCGTGCGCGCGCTCCTGCCGGACGCCGACCCGTACCTGTCCCCTGGTGAGCTGGTGGTGTGCCACGTGGCCATCGACAACAGGCGCCGCATCGTGGCAGTGGAGCAGTTCAAGCCCTTCGACGACTAG
- the asd gene encoding aspartate-semialdehyde dehydrogenase has product MTTAATPSVGLVGWRGMVGSVLMQRMQDEGDFANINPVFFSTSNAGGAAPSIAGAAAGAAGKLEDAFDVDTLAKLPIIVTAQGGDYTKRVHTELRGRGWDGLWIDAASTLRMNDDSIIVLDPINRDVIDKGLVNGTKDFIGGNCTVSCMLMGLGGLFKNGLVEWGTSMTYQAASGGGARHMRELLSQFGTLNAEVSSELDDPASAILEIDRKVLAHQRSDIDATQFGVPLAGSLIPWIDADLGNGQSKEEWKAGVETNKILGTSDENRIIMDGLCIRIGAMRSHSQALTLKLREDLSVAEIEKLLADDNEWAKVIPNTKEDSMAGLTPVAASGTLDIPVGRIRKMEMGPEYISAFTVGDQLLWGAAEPLRRMLNIATGNL; this is encoded by the coding sequence ATGACTACAGCAGCTACCCCCTCCGTCGGCCTGGTCGGATGGCGCGGCATGGTCGGCTCCGTCCTGATGCAGCGCATGCAGGACGAGGGCGACTTCGCCAACATCAACCCGGTGTTCTTCTCCACGTCAAACGCGGGAGGTGCCGCCCCGTCGATTGCCGGTGCTGCCGCTGGCGCCGCCGGCAAGCTTGAGGACGCGTTCGACGTCGACACGCTGGCTAAGCTGCCCATTATTGTCACCGCCCAGGGCGGGGACTACACCAAGCGCGTGCACACCGAGCTGCGTGGCCGCGGCTGGGACGGCCTCTGGATCGACGCCGCCTCCACGCTGCGCATGAACGACGACTCGATCATCGTGCTGGACCCGATCAACCGCGACGTCATCGACAAGGGCCTGGTCAACGGGACCAAGGACTTCATCGGCGGCAACTGCACCGTTTCCTGCATGCTCATGGGCCTCGGCGGGCTGTTCAAGAACGGCCTCGTCGAATGGGGCACGTCCATGACCTACCAGGCTGCCTCCGGCGGCGGCGCGCGGCACATGCGCGAGCTCCTGAGCCAGTTCGGCACGCTCAATGCCGAAGTCAGCTCGGAACTGGACGACCCGGCGTCGGCCATCCTGGAAATTGACCGCAAGGTCCTGGCCCATCAGCGCTCCGACATCGACGCCACCCAGTTCGGCGTGCCCCTGGCCGGCTCCCTCATCCCGTGGATCGACGCGGACCTGGGCAACGGACAGTCCAAGGAAGAGTGGAAGGCCGGGGTTGAAACCAACAAGATCCTGGGCACATCGGACGAAAACCGGATCATCATGGACGGCCTGTGCATCCGGATCGGCGCCATGCGTTCGCACTCGCAGGCACTGACGCTGAAGCTCCGCGAGGACCTCTCCGTGGCCGAGATCGAGAAGCTCCTCGCCGACGACAACGAGTGGGCCAAGGTCATCCCGAACACCAAGGAAGACTCCATGGCAGGCCTGACCCCCGTCGCCGCGTCCGGCACGCTGGACATCCCCGTGGGCCGCATCCGCAAGATGGAAATGGGCCCGGAGTACATCAGCGCCTTCACCGTGGGCGACCAGCTGCTCTGGGGCGCCGCCGAGCCGCTGCGCCGCATGCTCAACATCGCCACAGGGAACCTGTAA
- a CDS encoding thymidylate synthase, producing the protein MSIPTPYEDLLRDVLAHGTHKSDRTGTGTTSVFGRQLRFDLGRSFPLITTKRVHFKSVAVELLWFLRGESNVKWMQDQGVSIWNEWADADGELGPVYGVQWRSWPTPDGGHVDQIAELVENLKTNPDSRRHIVSAWNVSELKDMALPPCHAFFQFYVADGKLSCQLYQRSADMFLGVPFNIASYALLTCMIAQQVGLEPGEFVWTGGDVHIYENHMDQVLKQLDREPYEYPQLLITRKPASIFDYTLEDFEVVGYQHHPTIKAPIAV; encoded by the coding sequence GTGAGCATCCCGACGCCTTATGAAGACCTCCTGCGCGATGTCCTGGCCCATGGCACGCACAAATCCGACCGGACGGGCACCGGAACCACCAGCGTTTTCGGCCGTCAACTGCGCTTTGACCTTGGCCGGAGCTTCCCGCTGATCACCACCAAACGCGTACATTTCAAGTCCGTGGCAGTGGAACTGCTGTGGTTCCTGCGCGGTGAATCGAACGTCAAATGGATGCAGGACCAGGGCGTCAGCATCTGGAACGAGTGGGCCGACGCGGACGGCGAACTCGGCCCCGTCTACGGCGTGCAGTGGCGCAGCTGGCCCACCCCTGACGGCGGCCATGTTGACCAGATCGCCGAGCTGGTGGAGAACCTCAAGACCAACCCGGACTCGCGCCGGCACATCGTGTCTGCCTGGAACGTCTCCGAGCTCAAGGACATGGCACTGCCCCCGTGCCACGCGTTCTTCCAGTTCTATGTGGCCGACGGCAAACTGTCCTGCCAGCTGTACCAGCGCTCGGCGGACATGTTCCTGGGCGTGCCCTTCAACATTGCCTCCTACGCCCTGCTCACGTGCATGATTGCGCAGCAGGTGGGGCTGGAGCCTGGCGAGTTTGTCTGGACAGGCGGCGACGTCCACATCTACGAGAACCACATGGACCAGGTCCTGAAGCAGCTGGACCGGGAACCGTATGAATACCCGCAGCTGTTGATCACCCGGAAGCCGGCGTCGATCTTCGACTACACGCTCGAGGACTTCGAAGTGGTGGGCTACCAGCACCACCCCACAATCAAGGCCCCGATCGCCGTATGA
- a CDS encoding dihydrofolate reductase has product MSTENAADPQDFTQELAGSVTGVGLVWAQTSGGVIGKDGDMPWHLPEDLKHFSRLTMGHPVIMGRKTWLSFADKYRPLPGRTNIVITRQKNWGESPEAEGAVVVPSLDDALLESQFVDGGGTVWILGGGEVFRQSTELANVAVVTTIDMEADGDTFAPELDETWEAAASVPPDGWLTAANGTRYRFTKWIRTQG; this is encoded by the coding sequence ATGAGCACCGAAAACGCAGCAGACCCCCAGGACTTCACGCAGGAACTCGCCGGTTCCGTGACCGGCGTCGGCCTTGTGTGGGCGCAGACGTCCGGCGGTGTGATCGGCAAGGACGGCGATATGCCCTGGCACCTCCCTGAGGATCTGAAGCACTTCAGCCGGCTCACCATGGGGCACCCCGTGATCATGGGCCGCAAGACGTGGCTGTCCTTCGCGGACAAGTACCGTCCCCTGCCCGGCCGGACGAACATTGTGATCACCCGGCAGAAAAACTGGGGCGAATCGCCCGAGGCGGAGGGCGCCGTCGTGGTCCCCTCCCTGGATGATGCCCTCCTTGAGTCGCAGTTCGTCGACGGCGGCGGGACCGTGTGGATCCTGGGAGGCGGCGAAGTCTTCCGCCAGTCCACCGAACTCGCCAACGTCGCGGTGGTCACCACCATCGATATGGAGGCCGACGGCGACACGTTCGCTCCGGAGCTCGATGAGACCTGGGAGGCGGCGGCGTCCGTCCCGCCAGACGGGTGGCTGACGGCGGCCAACGGAACGCGCTACAGGTTTACCAAATGGATTAGGACGCAGGGCTGA
- a CDS encoding GntR family transcriptional regulator produces the protein MNAGISVDLRSATPPYEQIRSQISALIATGTLTAGSRLPTVRSLAADLGIAAGTVARAYKELEAAGFIESRRRNGTVVAQPAPGGAQQAGGPVPEAVTAAVDLLVNAGRDARLTDELLLDLVRGKLRKG, from the coding sequence GTGAACGCCGGCATCTCCGTGGACCTGCGCTCGGCAACCCCGCCGTATGAACAGATCCGCTCGCAGATCAGCGCCCTGATCGCCACCGGAACACTCACCGCCGGAAGCCGGCTGCCCACGGTCCGCAGCCTGGCCGCCGATCTGGGCATCGCCGCCGGAACGGTCGCGCGGGCGTACAAGGAACTTGAAGCTGCCGGATTCATTGAATCCCGACGGCGGAACGGCACCGTCGTCGCGCAGCCGGCACCGGGCGGCGCCCAGCAGGCAGGCGGGCCGGTGCCGGAAGCGGTGACTGCCGCCGTCGACCTTCTGGTCAATGCCGGCCGCGACGCCCGACTCACCGATGAACTGCTGCTCGATCTGGTCCGCGGCAAGCTGAGGAAGGGCTGA
- a CDS encoding winged helix-turn-helix transcriptional regulator — MSHILLLTNSTGSSVDILPALELLNHRVHILAAEPTALLETDPCDIVLLDARKDLVGARSLTQLLKATGLSAPLVLILTEGGMAAVSSAWAVDDIVLDSAGPAEVEARIRLSVARAVPDKDDAPTEIRAAGVVIDEASYTARVNGAPLNLTFKEFELLKYLAQHPGRVFTRQQLLTEVWGYDYYGGTRTVDVHVRRLRAKLGADHENLISTVRNVGYRLTLVRQQEDELTEA; from the coding sequence ATGTCGCACATCCTGCTATTGACGAACAGCACCGGTTCTTCGGTAGACATTCTGCCTGCCCTGGAATTGCTGAACCACCGCGTGCACATCCTCGCCGCGGAACCCACAGCACTACTGGAGACCGATCCCTGCGATATTGTGCTCCTCGACGCACGCAAGGACCTCGTAGGCGCCCGCTCCCTCACCCAGCTGCTCAAGGCCACAGGTTTGAGCGCGCCCTTGGTCCTGATCCTGACCGAGGGCGGTATGGCCGCTGTTTCTTCGGCCTGGGCCGTGGATGACATCGTGCTCGATTCAGCCGGTCCCGCCGAAGTGGAAGCCCGAATCAGGCTCTCCGTGGCGCGGGCAGTTCCGGACAAGGATGACGCCCCCACGGAGATCCGGGCGGCAGGCGTGGTGATCGATGAAGCGAGCTACACTGCCCGCGTGAACGGCGCCCCGCTGAACCTGACGTTCAAGGAATTCGAACTCCTCAAATATCTGGCCCAGCACCCCGGCCGCGTCTTCACCCGCCAGCAACTGCTCACCGAGGTGTGGGGCTATGACTACTACGGCGGCACGCGCACCGTGGATGTCCACGTCCGGCGGCTGCGTGCCAAACTCGGCGCGGACCACGAAAACCTGATCAGCACGGTCCGGAACGTCGGCTACCGCCTGACCCTGGTGCGGCAGCAGGAAGACGAACTGACGGAAGCCTGA